One window from the genome of Oceanispirochaeta sp. M1 encodes:
- a CDS encoding efflux RND transporter permease subunit, with amino-acid sequence MNIAEIAIEKKVITYIVMVLLLVGGFIGFQNMGKLEDPDFTIREVRVITMYPGATPSEVEEEVSDIIEQAAQQLPDVEEVSSESSNGMSIVTVKFFMGINSEEYRQLYDELRRKVNDAQTSLPPGTGPSLVNDDFGDVFGIFYAITGDGFTQKELYDYTEDLEKALLLVPGVSKVELWGVPQEVIYVEISRTMISSMDISEDYLYSLLQDQNMVVSTGSVAVGDSRMIFRGESGAQSVQELGDTVISSSSDSQITLKDIATIRRDYRDPPQNILRYNGKQGIGLGISVMKGGNVIVIGDAITEALNNVIKDTPLGMEVETIMMQGNAVRKSITGFVMNLVQSVVIVIGLLMIFMGLQSGMLIGGMLILIIAGTLLIMYLQGITLQRISLGALIIAMGMLVDNSIVITEGMLVRFQKGEKKLVAANKVVNQQIWPLFGATLVAIFAFASVGMSPDGTGEYTRSLFLVIIISLTLSWVLAITVNPMLAVQFLKPKVKEEDPELIQKDGKLMQLYKGLIKYSIANKFFIVLILACLLALSMAAFQFVSVSFFPKSEQPQFMIDYWLPEGTDIRRTEQDMMEIEEYLMSLEEVKNVSTYVGQAPLRFQLTFSPEKPNSRYGMFLVEVYDSKKIDALFPQLQEHLDSTMVDGMSQLLRFNLGPGSKGAISTRVLGPDSKVVREIAQQIKEIYFEAGAIAITDDWGDPAAVVRMDIDSLQVKRTGLSRVDVNEALQQSYLGKQIGLYRENNKLLPILARPPQEERMGVQQANEIQIWSAQTGRYIPLAQLTKSPELAWEDSRIQRKDRLRAMAVKCDPREGILANSIFEKTRPLIEAIEMPPGYYIEFSGEYEDSKNANEGISKTFPLAFLAMTLTILFLWNKIKQPIIILLSIPLSLIGVIFGLVLTNTSLGFMAILGSLALFGMAIKNAIVMVDEIDQLIKEGVAPYQALLDASQSRLRPVMMATLSTVMGMAPLITDIFFRSMAVAIMFGLSFSAFLTLIVSPTLYAIFFKIDPPEDDDDAPEALTAEAVPETV; translated from the coding sequence ATGAATATTGCTGAAATAGCTATAGAAAAAAAAGTTATTACCTATATTGTCATGGTCCTGCTTCTGGTAGGTGGTTTTATAGGTTTTCAAAATATGGGAAAGCTGGAAGATCCGGACTTTACCATCAGAGAAGTACGTGTTATTACCATGTACCCCGGTGCGACTCCTTCAGAAGTAGAAGAAGAAGTCTCAGATATCATCGAACAGGCGGCCCAGCAGCTTCCTGATGTGGAAGAAGTCAGTTCAGAATCTTCCAATGGAATGTCCATTGTTACGGTTAAGTTCTTTATGGGAATAAATTCTGAAGAATACAGACAGCTTTATGATGAACTGAGAAGAAAGGTGAATGACGCTCAGACCAGTCTACCCCCGGGTACCGGACCATCACTGGTGAATGATGACTTTGGAGATGTATTTGGTATTTTTTATGCCATAACAGGAGACGGATTCACACAGAAAGAACTCTATGATTATACCGAAGATTTGGAAAAAGCGCTTCTACTTGTCCCGGGAGTCAGTAAAGTAGAACTCTGGGGAGTCCCGCAGGAAGTTATCTATGTTGAAATATCAAGAACCATGATCTCCAGCATGGATATCTCAGAAGATTACCTTTACAGCCTCCTTCAGGATCAGAATATGGTCGTATCCACCGGTAGTGTGGCAGTAGGTGACTCAAGGATGATCTTCCGGGGAGAAAGTGGTGCCCAATCTGTTCAGGAACTGGGTGATACGGTTATAAGCAGCAGCTCTGATTCACAGATTACTCTTAAAGACATTGCAACAATCCGCAGGGATTATAGAGACCCTCCTCAAAACATCCTGCGCTATAATGGAAAACAGGGAATTGGCCTGGGTATATCTGTTATGAAGGGTGGAAATGTTATTGTCATTGGTGATGCTATCACCGAAGCTCTGAATAATGTGATTAAAGATACACCTTTAGGGATGGAAGTTGAAACCATCATGATGCAGGGAAATGCGGTCCGGAAATCCATCACCGGATTTGTTATGAACCTGGTTCAGTCGGTTGTCATAGTTATCGGTCTCCTTATGATATTTATGGGGCTGCAAAGCGGAATGCTTATCGGTGGAATGCTGATTCTTATTATTGCAGGAACCCTATTAATAATGTATCTGCAGGGCATTACTCTACAGAGGATTTCTCTGGGAGCCCTTATAATCGCCATGGGAATGCTTGTGGATAACTCCATTGTTATTACCGAAGGCATGCTGGTTCGCTTTCAAAAAGGTGAGAAAAAACTTGTAGCAGCCAACAAGGTTGTCAATCAGCAGATATGGCCCCTCTTCGGGGCGACTCTTGTTGCCATATTTGCCTTTGCTTCTGTTGGTATGTCCCCCGATGGAACAGGTGAGTATACCAGATCTCTTTTTCTTGTCATCATAATATCCCTGACTCTCAGCTGGGTGCTTGCCATAACGGTCAATCCTATGCTTGCTGTTCAGTTTCTGAAGCCTAAAGTAAAAGAGGAAGATCCTGAACTGATCCAGAAAGATGGAAAGCTTATGCAGCTGTACAAGGGTCTGATCAAGTATTCTATAGCCAACAAATTCTTTATTGTTCTTATACTGGCTTGTCTACTGGCTCTTTCAATGGCCGCTTTTCAATTTGTCAGTGTGAGTTTCTTCCCTAAATCTGAACAGCCTCAGTTTATGATCGACTACTGGCTCCCTGAGGGAACAGATATTAGGCGAACCGAACAGGATATGATGGAAATTGAAGAGTATCTCATGTCCCTGGAAGAAGTCAAAAATGTTTCCACCTATGTAGGACAGGCTCCGCTGCGTTTTCAATTGACCTTCTCTCCTGAAAAGCCGAACAGCCGCTATGGTATGTTCCTTGTGGAAGTTTATGATTCCAAAAAAATTGATGCTCTGTTTCCCCAATTACAGGAGCATCTGGACTCTACAATGGTTGACGGGATGAGTCAGCTTCTGCGCTTTAATCTGGGCCCCGGCAGTAAGGGAGCCATAAGCACAAGAGTTCTTGGTCCTGATTCCAAGGTTGTACGGGAAATAGCTCAACAGATCAAGGAGATCTATTTTGAAGCCGGAGCTATTGCCATAACCGATGACTGGGGTGACCCTGCGGCAGTAGTACGTATGGATATAGATTCCCTACAAGTCAAGAGAACCGGATTATCCAGAGTAGATGTCAATGAGGCATTGCAGCAATCCTATCTGGGAAAACAGATTGGTCTGTACCGGGAAAACAATAAACTCCTCCCCATACTGGCCCGTCCTCCACAGGAAGAACGAATGGGTGTTCAACAGGCCAATGAAATACAGATCTGGAGTGCACAGACCGGAAGGTATATCCCTCTGGCTCAGCTGACTAAATCACCGGAACTGGCCTGGGAAGATTCAAGGATTCAAAGAAAAGACCGTCTGAGAGCCATGGCAGTCAAATGCGATCCCAGGGAAGGCATACTTGCCAACTCAATCTTTGAAAAGACAAGGCCTCTTATTGAAGCCATCGAGATGCCCCCGGGTTATTATATTGAATTTTCAGGAGAATATGAGGATTCAAAGAATGCGAATGAGGGGATCAGCAAGACTTTCCCACTGGCCTTTCTGGCAATGACTCTCACCATCTTATTCTTGTGGAATAAGATAAAACAGCCGATCATAATCCTTCTTTCTATACCCCTTTCTCTTATAGGGGTTATTTTCGGGCTGGTACTGACAAATACCTCCCTGGGATTTATGGCAATACTCGGTTCCCTTGCTCTCTTCGGGATGGCCATAAAAAATGCCATCGTCATGGTGGATGAGATTGACCAACTGATAAAGGAGGGTGTAGCCCCTTATCAGGCCCTCCTGGATGCTTCACAGAGTAGACTGAGACCCGTAATGATGGCGACTCTTTCTACAGTCATGGGTATGGCCCCGCTGATCACAGATATCTTCTTTAGAAGCATGGCTGTTGCGATTATGTTCGGTCTCTCTTTCTCTGCCTTTCTGACTTTGATTGTCTCCCCCACCCTCTATGCCATCTTCTTCAAGATAGATCCGCCGGAGGATGATGATGATGCCCCTGAGGCTTTGACTGCAGAGGCTGTTCCGGAAACAGTATAA
- a CDS encoding RNA methyltransferase, with translation MSKTLLDRIIIVLCRPEGSLNIGAVCRAMENMGISHLSLVGDLKAVDHEKVRMMAIHSYWIYENAGHFETLPEALSNAVIASGITRRLGKNRKHISRLPEELASFASDTAEGDIALVFGNEKSGLNDEELAFCTEACHIPSHPDNPSLNLSHAVQILTYSFYRETMQNNTGRYSPVPIATIETLADTVESTLKDSGYYDKPDRFKTRQFFRDIFARASLSKKEADHMEKVFQKLRSLAKSNREKQ, from the coding sequence ATGTCAAAGACTCTATTAGATAGGATTATAATTGTTCTCTGCCGACCGGAAGGAAGCCTGAACATAGGTGCCGTTTGTCGGGCAATGGAGAATATGGGGATTTCCCATTTAAGCCTTGTGGGTGATTTAAAAGCTGTTGATCATGAGAAAGTCAGGATGATGGCCATCCATTCTTATTGGATTTATGAGAATGCCGGACACTTCGAAACTCTGCCTGAAGCTCTTAGCAACGCCGTTATCGCATCCGGTATAACAAGGCGCCTGGGTAAAAATCGAAAACATATCTCACGTCTGCCTGAAGAGCTTGCCTCTTTTGCATCAGATACTGCAGAGGGAGATATTGCACTGGTCTTCGGTAATGAAAAAAGCGGGCTTAATGATGAAGAACTGGCTTTCTGTACCGAAGCCTGTCATATCCCAAGTCATCCAGATAATCCCTCTTTAAACCTTTCCCATGCAGTACAGATTCTGACTTACTCATTTTACAGAGAGACCATGCAAAACAATACAGGCCGATACTCTCCTGTTCCCATTGCAACTATAGAAACCCTGGCAGATACAGTAGAGTCGACCTTAAAGGATTCAGGATATTACGATAAACCCGACCGTTTCAAAACCAGGCAGTTTTTCAGAGATATCTTTGCCCGTGCCTCTCTGAGTAAAAAAGAAGCCGACCATATGGAAAAAGTTTTTCAAAAACTCCGTTCCCTTGCCAAATCAAACAGAGAGAAACAATGA
- a CDS encoding DMT family transporter, which translates to MNRDKKAVIYALAAILLWSTVATAFKKSLEMISAFDLLLLSCIWSVIVLGAVNFSKELNLNCLKITKEEGFVYLLGALLNPVAYYLVLFYSYDLLPAQIAQPLNYTWPLMLVLLSIPILKRKPALTDAIALLICFAGIMLISRGGTSETLGPLSKKGIFLALFSSILWALYWLMGNRQPGQQDKRLFWNFFLALPVLLLLKPFLSPGFPHLSAAILLSTAWVGFFEMGITFIFWGLALQAASHPARISHLVYLSPFLSLFWISLILKEKIQMSTITGLAVIVAGILLREFISKRKMNQP; encoded by the coding sequence ATGAACAGAGATAAAAAAGCCGTTATCTATGCCCTTGCCGCCATTCTGCTCTGGTCCACAGTGGCTACGGCCTTCAAGAAATCACTTGAGATGATATCAGCCTTTGACCTTCTTCTCCTCTCCTGTATATGGTCTGTTATCGTCCTTGGAGCCGTCAATTTTTCTAAAGAACTGAACCTGAACTGTCTAAAAATCACAAAGGAGGAAGGTTTTGTCTATTTACTGGGAGCCCTGCTCAACCCTGTAGCCTATTACCTTGTACTTTTCTACAGTTATGACCTACTGCCTGCACAGATCGCCCAGCCTTTGAATTACACATGGCCTCTGATGCTGGTTTTACTCTCAATCCCGATATTAAAGAGAAAGCCGGCACTCACAGATGCCATAGCTCTGCTGATCTGTTTTGCAGGAATAATGCTGATAAGCCGGGGTGGAACTTCCGAAACCCTCGGCCCTTTAAGCAAAAAGGGGATATTCCTGGCCCTTTTCAGCTCTATACTATGGGCCCTTTACTGGCTCATGGGAAACAGACAGCCCGGACAGCAGGATAAAAGGCTGTTCTGGAATTTCTTTTTAGCACTTCCGGTACTCCTGCTGCTCAAGCCCTTCCTCTCACCGGGATTTCCTCATCTGAGTGCTGCCATACTCTTATCAACAGCATGGGTAGGATTCTTTGAAATGGGAATTACATTTATCTTCTGGGGACTGGCCTTACAGGCAGCGAGCCATCCTGCCAGGATCAGTCATCTGGTCTATCTCTCTCCATTCCTCTCACTCTTCTGGATCTCACTTATCCTGAAGGAGAAAATACAGATGAGTACAATAACGGGACTGGCAGTGATTGTCGCAGGAATACTGCTTAGAGAATTTATATCAAAACGGAAAATGAATCAGCCTTAG
- a CDS encoding DUF342 domain-containing protein yields MSSHNDSDKRFSLYYRNGFAVLRVYPPSSPENRVFAEEIMSRMKILEIPMVRMMQIEDIIEKADGSVQKLIEWPSGVHLSPFIQVRVREDRMKAEVFIEPPKIGGGAVTEEEFQHVLRDNKISSGILPDAVSRCINTVCYNEWITIAEGTPAVDGRGGKIAYTFNLEVGKPFRELPFGRIDLKELNFIQFKEAGAVLAELENPVIPGNGSDVYGETVTAKPADEGESLNAGENTQIKGKQIVALVAGNVRLDKGAVIVEPVVTVNNVDYETGNLSFEGSIIVKGHVADGFSVKASGDIQITKSVGRVTVEAGRNLILQSGINGDKEGHLGVQGDLYARFIESSFVQVKGSAFISGALLNSTVKIGGDLLLEGGRCEIVGGLTVVKDWIKCRKIGSLYEAKTNVVTGVAPEELDIFFDTLKELEKQRQIQDEMDKQLAYYTKQCSIPGASDLSFRQKDQAAAQVRDAGVRIAYTMKKVQQLRKELIPSRESFILVEDIIYAGSKISFGLLEFTVDQRGAKKTILQAREGRIKETGYNPSQVPEDIKKALPGVKD; encoded by the coding sequence ATGTCCTCACACAATGATTCCGACAAGAGATTCAGTCTCTATTATAGAAATGGTTTTGCCGTTTTAAGAGTTTATCCTCCCTCCAGTCCCGAAAACAGGGTCTTTGCCGAAGAAATTATGAGCCGAATGAAAATCCTGGAAATCCCCATGGTTCGGATGATGCAGATTGAGGATATTATCGAAAAGGCTGATGGTTCTGTCCAGAAACTCATTGAGTGGCCTTCAGGGGTTCATCTGTCACCTTTTATCCAGGTGAGGGTTAGAGAGGACAGGATGAAGGCTGAGGTCTTCATCGAACCTCCTAAGATCGGGGGCGGCGCTGTTACTGAAGAAGAGTTTCAGCATGTTCTCCGGGATAACAAAATTTCAAGTGGAATTCTGCCGGATGCTGTAAGCCGCTGTATCAATACAGTTTGTTATAATGAATGGATCACCATCGCAGAGGGGACTCCCGCCGTTGACGGCCGGGGAGGTAAAATCGCTTATACTTTCAATCTGGAAGTTGGAAAACCTTTCAGGGAACTCCCTTTCGGACGGATAGATCTGAAAGAACTCAATTTTATTCAGTTTAAGGAAGCCGGCGCTGTTCTGGCAGAGCTGGAAAATCCTGTCATACCCGGTAACGGTAGTGATGTGTATGGTGAAACGGTTACAGCCAAACCTGCTGATGAAGGTGAAAGCCTGAATGCCGGTGAGAATACACAGATCAAGGGAAAGCAGATAGTTGCACTGGTAGCAGGTAATGTGCGTCTGGATAAGGGTGCAGTTATAGTTGAACCCGTTGTAACTGTAAATAATGTAGATTATGAGACAGGAAACCTTAGTTTTGAAGGTTCTATCATTGTTAAAGGCCATGTGGCTGATGGGTTCTCTGTAAAGGCCTCAGGAGATATTCAGATTACCAAGAGTGTAGGGCGGGTGACCGTTGAAGCAGGGCGGAATCTGATTCTGCAGTCCGGAATAAATGGAGACAAAGAGGGTCATCTTGGTGTTCAGGGTGACTTGTATGCCCGTTTTATTGAAAGCTCATTTGTCCAGGTTAAAGGATCTGCATTTATTTCGGGTGCACTTTTAAACTCAACAGTTAAAATAGGTGGGGATCTTCTTCTGGAAGGCGGCCGTTGTGAAATAGTAGGCGGTCTGACTGTTGTAAAGGACTGGATCAAGTGCCGAAAGATCGGCAGTCTATATGAAGCTAAAACTAATGTTGTAACAGGTGTAGCTCCGGAAGAACTTGATATCTTTTTTGATACATTGAAAGAACTTGAGAAACAACGGCAAATCCAGGATGAGATGGATAAGCAGCTGGCCTATTATACAAAACAGTGTTCCATTCCAGGGGCCTCGGATTTGAGTTTCAGACAGAAAGATCAGGCCGCAGCACAGGTGAGGGACGCGGGAGTCAGGATCGCTTACACCATGAAAAAAGTACAGCAATTACGTAAGGAACTGATCCCCTCCAGGGAAAGCTTTATTCTCGTGGAAGATATTATTTATGCAGGATCAAAAATCAGTTTTGGACTGCTGGAGTTTACCGTGGATCAGAGGGGAGCTAAAAAGACAATTCTTCAGGCCCGTGAGGGGAGAATTAAGGAAACAGGATATAATCCGTCTCAGGTTCCCGAAGATATCAAAAAAGCTCTTCCCGGTGTGAAAGACTAA
- a CDS encoding GLUG motif-containing protein — translation MRKLNVLTQILILLMFGFSTCTLESDYIDGISDKITSDNDTQEDPTIDDPTTEDPTSDDPLPAYGYDVELEITSAGAGNIALSWIEPDDSDYDHVEISWSPEGTSAVNINKGTTLHTLSGLNNGTVYTVTAKAVSVSGGKATGHSITMGLPTSSTIIYCLSTAAELAALMDNPTVTMECYYILTKNIDLSSYSSSGGWIPIGSETNPFTGTFNGNNHIISNLYINRSSNYQGLFGNVESSSGITSVIRNIIQENVQVSGNSYTGALVGNGTGIYINNCSAQGIVNGGDYTGGLVGKCTSNAAYGYIRSSNTSVNVTSTQTGTGGLVGLLTDSSSIYICSSTGSTSGVSMVGGLVGISQNSSSILMSYSTGAVYATNTNAGGLIGENLGSTVSKCYASGSVSADSDRVGGLIGLSSGPVSNCFATGNLTGTNEMGGLVGSNSNGIDRCFATGSVPGASNGGIVAIDTGMVNYCYYDTETTGQTETTGAPTSTAAMKTQSTFTNWDFSEIWSIDSTINNGYPYLIGMAP, via the coding sequence ATGAGAAAGTTAAATGTTCTCACACAGATACTGATACTCCTGATGTTTGGTTTCAGTACTTGTACTTTAGAATCAGATTATATAGATGGAATTTCAGATAAGATTACTTCGGATAATGATACTCAGGAAGACCCTACAATTGATGATCCTACAACTGAAGATCCTACAAGCGATGATCCTCTTCCGGCTTATGGCTACGATGTTGAATTGGAAATTACTAGTGCCGGTGCCGGAAATATAGCTCTATCCTGGATTGAGCCCGATGATAGTGATTATGATCATGTTGAAATTTCCTGGTCTCCAGAAGGAACATCAGCTGTTAACATAAATAAAGGAACAACCCTTCATACTCTTTCTGGCTTAAACAATGGAACTGTTTATACTGTTACAGCCAAGGCAGTTTCTGTTAGTGGTGGAAAGGCTACCGGACATAGTATCACAATGGGTCTACCAACCAGTTCCACTATTATATATTGTCTTTCCACTGCAGCTGAATTAGCAGCTCTAATGGATAATCCAACAGTGACAATGGAGTGCTACTATATTCTTACAAAAAATATTGATCTCAGCTCTTATTCATCAAGTGGGGGTTGGATTCCAATTGGATCTGAGACAAATCCATTTACAGGGACATTCAATGGAAATAATCATATTATCAGTAACCTCTACATAAATAGATCATCAAACTACCAGGGATTATTTGGAAATGTGGAATCTTCTTCAGGGATAACTTCTGTAATCAGAAATATTATTCAGGAAAATGTTCAGGTAAGTGGGAACAGCTATACCGGTGCCCTAGTTGGGAACGGTACCGGGATATATATTAACAATTGTTCTGCTCAGGGGATTGTTAATGGTGGTGATTATACTGGTGGCTTAGTTGGAAAATGCACTTCTAATGCAGCATACGGTTATATTCGATCTAGTAATACTTCTGTAAATGTTACTTCCACTCAAACAGGTACTGGTGGATTAGTTGGATTATTGACTGATTCTTCTTCGATTTATATTTGCTCTTCGACAGGATCAACCAGTGGAGTTTCGATGGTTGGCGGGCTTGTGGGAATTAGCCAAAATAGTTCCAGTATTTTAATGAGTTATTCTACAGGAGCTGTATACGCAACAAATACAAATGCAGGGGGGCTTATAGGGGAAAACTTAGGTAGTACTGTCAGTAAATGTTATGCATCAGGAAGTGTCAGTGCTGATAGTGATAGAGTTGGAGGACTAATCGGTCTTAGTTCAGGACCTGTTTCAAACTGTTTTGCAACAGGCAATCTTACTGGTACCAATGAAATGGGAGGGTTGGTAGGATCTAATTCAAACGGAATTGATCGCTGTTTTGCAACTGGCTCTGTGCCTGGTGCCAGCAATGGCGGTATTGTCGCTATTGATACAGGTATGGTCAATTATTGCTATTATGATACCGAAACAACAGGACAGACAGAAACAACAGGTGCTCCAACCAGCACAGCTGCTATGAAAACTCAAAGCACTTTTACCAACTGGGATTTCTCAGAAATCTGGAGCATCGATTCGACAATCAACAACGGTTATCCCTACCTCATAGGAATGGCTCCATAA
- a CDS encoding lipopolysaccharide assembly protein LapB, with the protein MKRILICIIFLFILTLTLLQSEENLLTIDAVPYGTLPMGSSSDIFKLGYGIDLEISYKPAAWRNFGIGINGDYLIIPLESQDSIWVASGLGGAVFQMSLGDKFSIFARAGAGYYFFNALGWDTGGNNGGGLRFGGAGGGAFNIAGPFSMGLGLSYDYYSDLYNGLGISINARFDFVSETGKRAVRDYSADDNKKIDPMKEGKGKGVELRDMELITLFPVLYKYYDDNPIGTVRVINFESKKAEDIIVQFYMERYMDNPMESIELFTLGPGEEKTIELYGLFTEDMMNITEGTKASARVSVSYTMADKEKSKNYNPVLELNNRNALTWDDDRKIASFITAKDPEILSFSKKVTNWMQEFENPSIDENLQKGMVLFEAVKSYGVRYEVDPATPFAALSEQTSTVDFIQFPRQTLGYTTGDCDDLTALYSSLLEAVGVETGIITIPGHIYMAFSLKASPDDVRSKYSRIDEFIFLEDKVWVPIEITMFQESFEGAWQNGAKEWRENDSKSQAMFYPTHESWSYYQAVGFREEAVGGIEMPSRNDVTTEFVKTISRFVDQEIYPQEAKIRERMASSNKKYIYQNKMAVLYARYGLYDKALSTFAEINESRNYIPSLLNTGNIYFVQNDYMSALKWYDQVLARDSQNKKALLGSARCNHELENYGTVKLYYQKLSKIDTDLAERFAYLDLRGAEGQRAADALGLKDLVLWEEEE; encoded by the coding sequence ATGAAACGAATCCTCATCTGTATAATTTTTCTATTTATTCTCACACTAACTTTACTTCAATCAGAAGAAAATCTGCTAACCATTGATGCGGTACCTTACGGTACACTCCCCATGGGTTCAAGTTCCGACATATTCAAATTGGGATATGGAATTGATCTTGAGATCTCCTATAAACCGGCTGCATGGAGAAACTTTGGTATTGGAATCAATGGAGATTATTTAATTATCCCCCTTGAGAGTCAAGATTCCATATGGGTTGCCTCTGGGCTGGGAGGTGCAGTATTCCAGATGTCACTGGGTGATAAGTTTTCAATATTTGCACGAGCCGGAGCCGGATACTATTTTTTTAATGCATTGGGATGGGATACAGGTGGTAATAATGGAGGAGGACTCAGATTCGGTGGTGCCGGAGGAGGAGCTTTCAATATTGCCGGGCCATTTTCAATGGGCTTGGGACTGTCTTATGACTACTATTCAGATCTTTACAATGGTTTAGGTATTTCCATCAATGCCAGATTTGATTTCGTCAGTGAAACAGGAAAACGTGCTGTTAGAGATTATTCCGCAGATGACAATAAAAAAATCGATCCAATGAAAGAAGGAAAGGGTAAAGGAGTGGAGCTCAGAGATATGGAGCTTATTACTTTATTCCCTGTTTTATATAAATACTATGATGATAACCCTATTGGAACAGTCAGAGTCATTAATTTTGAATCCAAAAAAGCAGAGGATATTATCGTTCAGTTCTATATGGAAAGATATATGGACAATCCTATGGAATCCATAGAATTATTCACCCTGGGACCTGGTGAAGAGAAAACAATAGAGCTTTATGGTCTTTTTACTGAAGACATGATGAATATTACTGAAGGAACAAAGGCTTCTGCCAGAGTCAGCGTTTCCTATACCATGGCAGATAAAGAAAAAAGTAAGAATTACAATCCAGTGCTTGAATTAAATAACCGCAATGCCCTCACCTGGGATGATGATAGAAAAATCGCCTCTTTTATCACAGCAAAAGATCCTGAAATCCTCAGTTTTTCCAAGAAAGTAACTAATTGGATGCAGGAGTTTGAAAATCCTTCTATTGATGAGAATCTACAGAAGGGTATGGTTCTTTTTGAAGCAGTTAAATCCTATGGAGTCCGCTATGAAGTTGATCCGGCTACACCCTTCGCCGCTTTATCAGAGCAGACGAGTACTGTGGATTTTATCCAGTTTCCAAGGCAGACCCTGGGATATACAACGGGTGACTGTGATGACCTGACAGCTCTATATTCCTCTCTCCTTGAGGCTGTGGGAGTTGAAACTGGAATTATCACAATACCAGGACATATTTATATGGCCTTTTCCCTAAAGGCCAGTCCTGATGATGTAAGGTCAAAATACAGCCGGATCGATGAATTCATATTCCTTGAGGATAAAGTCTGGGTTCCTATTGAAATTACGATGTTTCAGGAAAGCTTTGAGGGAGCCTGGCAAAATGGCGCCAAGGAATGGAGGGAGAACGATTCAAAATCTCAGGCCATGTTTTATCCAACACATGAGTCCTGGTCATATTATCAGGCTGTTGGTTTCAGAGAGGAAGCTGTCGGCGGAATCGAGATGCCCAGCCGGAATGATGTAACCACTGAGTTTGTAAAAACAATAAGCCGATTTGTGGATCAGGAAATATATCCTCAGGAGGCAAAAATCCGTGAAAGAATGGCCAGTTCAAACAAGAAATATATTTATCAGAATAAAATGGCTGTTTTATATGCCCGCTACGGCTTGTATGACAAAGCATTAAGTACTTTTGCAGAAATAAATGAGAGTAGAAACTATATCCCATCTCTTCTGAATACCGGAAATATCTACTTTGTCCAAAATGACTATATGAGTGCTTTGAAATGGTACGATCAGGTTCTTGCCAGGGACAGTCAGAACAAAAAAGCTCTTCTTGGCTCTGCTCGATGTAATCATGAACTGGAAAACTATGGAACAGTAAAACTCTATTATCAGAAGCTCAGTAAAATAGATACAGATTTAGCAGAGCGTTTTGCATACCTGGACCTACGGGGTGCAGAAGGGCAGAGGGCTGCAGATGCTCTTGGACTCAAAGATCTTGTATTGTGGGAGGAAGAGGAATGA